A single region of the Pseudomonas sp. GGS8 genome encodes:
- a CDS encoding ABC transporter ATP-binding protein, which translates to MKKDITLELCDIRREFRINKGFFKPAATLKAVDGVSLRLMRGETLGLVGESGCGKSTLAKMLLGLLPPTSGDVLVNGKHLAATDRKEMSRHIQPIFQDPYSSLNPRKTLREIVTLPLIVHDIGSTAERRKKTEEMLEVVGLPKRVIDSYPSQLSGGQRQRVAIARALIMRPDVLICDEPTSALDVSVQAQILNLLQDLKREFGLTYLLISHNLAVIEHLADRVAVMYLGRIVEERTRESLFAKPGHPYTRALLDSVLTPDPRLGIPEIGLHGTFPNPMSPPSGCAFHPRCPNCFAPCKTAYPANGPLIGGNVRCHLHDNPAQTLELVHS; encoded by the coding sequence ATGAAAAAAGACATCACTTTGGAGCTGTGTGACATCCGTCGCGAGTTTCGGATCAACAAGGGCTTTTTCAAACCCGCCGCCACCCTGAAGGCCGTAGATGGCGTTTCCCTGCGCCTGATGCGTGGCGAGACCCTCGGTCTGGTAGGCGAGTCCGGTTGCGGAAAAAGTACCCTGGCAAAGATGCTGCTCGGTCTCTTGCCGCCTACCAGCGGCGATGTGCTGGTCAATGGCAAACATCTGGCGGCGACTGATCGTAAGGAAATGTCCCGGCACATTCAGCCGATATTCCAGGACCCGTATTCCTCGCTGAACCCACGCAAGACACTGCGCGAAATCGTTACCCTGCCGCTGATCGTGCATGACATCGGCAGCACCGCCGAGCGGCGCAAGAAGACCGAAGAGATGCTCGAGGTGGTCGGCCTGCCCAAACGGGTCATCGACAGCTATCCGAGCCAACTTTCCGGCGGCCAGCGGCAACGGGTGGCCATTGCCCGGGCGTTGATCATGCGCCCTGACGTGTTGATCTGCGACGAACCCACCTCGGCGCTGGACGTTTCGGTGCAGGCGCAGATTCTCAACCTGCTGCAAGACCTCAAGCGCGAATTCGGCCTGACCTATCTACTGATCAGCCATAACCTGGCGGTCATCGAACACCTCGCCGACCGGGTCGCGGTGATGTATCTGGGGCGCATCGTCGAAGAACGCACTCGCGAATCGTTGTTCGCTAAACCCGGCCACCCTTATACCCGCGCCTTGCTGGATTCGGTGCTCACGCCCGATCCACGCCTGGGCATTCCCGAAATCGGCCTGCACGGCACCTTCCCCAATCCGATGTCACCGCCGTCCGGTTGCGCCTTCCATCCGCGCTGCCCGAACTGCTTCGCCCCCTGCAAAACGGCCTACCCGGCCAATGGTCCGCTTATCGGCGGCAACGTGCGTTGCCACCTTCACGACAATCCTGCCCAAACACTGGAGCTTGTCCACTCATGA